From Athene noctua chromosome 19, bAthNoc1.hap1.1, whole genome shotgun sequence, one genomic window encodes:
- the MYO1C gene encoding unconventional myosin-Ic isoform X2, with product MKFRGAGAGANGIRLTMESALTARDRVGVQDFVLLENFTSEAAFIENLRKRFKENLIYTYIGSVLVSVNPYKELEIYSKQNMERYRGVSFYEVSPHLYAIADNSYRSLRTERKDQCILISGESGAGKTEATKKILQYYAVTCPASQQVETVKDRLLQSNPVLEAFGNAKTLRNDNSSRFGKYMDVQFDYRGAPVGGHILNYLLEKSRVVHQNHGERNFHIFYQLLEGGEEDLLRRLGLEKSPQQYHYLVKGHCARVSSINDKNDWKIVRRALSIISFNDNEVEDLLSIVASVLHLGNVQFAADEQGNAQVTTENQIKYLARLLAVEGSVLRDALIHKKIIAKGEELISPLNLEQAAYARDALAKAIYGRTFSWLVNKVNKSLAYKEGEFPGWRSTTVLGLLDIYGFEVFQHNSFEQFCINYCNEKLQQLFIELTLKSEQEEYESEGIAWEPVQYFNNKIICDLVEEKFKGIISILDEECLRPGDATDTTFLEKLEETVKNHPHFLTHKLADQKTRKSLGREEFRLSHYAGDVTYSVAGFLDKNNDLLFRNLKETMCNSENPIINQCFDRTELTDKKRPETAATQFKNSLSKLMEILMSKEPSYIRCIKPNDAKQADRFDEVLIRHQVKYLGLMENLRVRRAGFAYRRKYEVFLQRYKSLCPETWPTWDGRPHDGVAVLVKHLGYKQEEYKMGRTKIFIRFPKTLFSTEDALEVRKQSLATKMQATWRGFYRRKKFLHMKHSAIAIQSWWRGTLGRRKAAKKKWAVETIRRFIKGFIYRNHPRCPENEYFLDYIRFSFLMNLKRNLPKSVLDKSWPTPPPSLCEASQLLRQLCMQNMVWTYCKRISPEWKQQLEQKVIASEIFKGKKDNYPQSVPRLFINTRLGNEEINTKVLQALENEAIKYAVPVIKYDRKGYKARARQLLLTQNAVVIVEESKIKQRIDYANLTGISVSSLSDNLFVLHVHCEDNKQKGDVVLQSDHVIETLTKTAMQADKVNNVNINQGSIKFTVGQGKEGIIDFISGSELLIAKAKNGHLTVVAPRLNSR from the exons GGAGCGGGAGCTAACGGTATTCGCCTGACCATGGAGAGTGCTCTGACAGCCCGCGACCGTGTCGGGGTGCAGGATTTTGTCCTGCTTGAGAACTTCACCAGCGAAGCAGCATTTATTGAAAATCTGCGCAAGCGCTTCAAGGAGAATCTGATCTAT ACGTACATTGGCTCGGTTCTGGTGTCTGTTAATCCGTACAAGGAGCTGGAAATCTACAGCAAACAGAACATGGAGCGATACCGTGGTGTCAGCTTCTATGAAGTTTCTCCTCACCT CTACGCTATCGCAGACAATTCCTACCGCTCCCTGCGCACGGAGAGGAAGGATCAGTGCATCCTCATCTCCGGGGAGAGCGGGGCTGGCAAGACAGAGGCCACCAAGAAGATCCTGCAGTACTACGCCGTGACCTGCCCAGCCAGTCAGCAGGTCGAGACCGTGAAGGACCGCCTGTTACAGTCCAATCCCGTCCTGGAG GCCTTTGGAAATGCGAAAACCCTTCGGAATGACAACTCCAGCCGATTTGGGAAATACATGGATGTGCAGTTTGATTACAGG GGGGCTCCTGTCGGGGGCCACATCTTGAACTACCTCCTGGAGAAGTCCCGAGTTGTGCACCAGAATCATGGAGAGAGGAACTTCCACATTTTCTACCAGCTGctagaaggaggggaggaggaccTACTGCGAAGGCTGGGCCTTGAGAAGAGCCCACAACAGTATCACTATTTAGTAAAG GGTCACTGTGCAAGAGTCAGTTCCATAAATGATAAAAATGATTGGAAGATTGTGCGAAGAGCCCTGTCCATTATAAGCTTCAATGACAACGAGGTGGAG GATTTACTGAGCATTGTGGCTAGTGTCCTGCATTTGGGGAACGTGCAGTTCGCTGCTGATGAGCAAGGAAATGCTCAAGTCACTACAGAGAATCAGATTAAATACCTGGCTAGG CTTCTGGCAGTTGAGGGCTCTGTTCTTCGAGATGCCTTGATCCACAAGAAGATCATAGCAAAAGGAGAAGAG CTCATCAGTCCCCTGAACCTGGAGCAGGCAGCCTACGCGAGGGATGCGCTTGCTAAGGCCATCTACGGACGCACTTTCTCCTGGCTGGTGAACAAGGTTAACAAGTCTCTTGCTTACAAG GAAGGAGAGTTTCCAGGCTGGAGAAGTACAACAGTCCTAGGATTGCTTGATATCTATGGATTTGAGGTTTTCCAGCACAACAG CTTTGAGCAATTTTGTATTAATTATTGTAATGAAAAATTGCAGCAGCTCTTCATAGAGCTCACGTTAAAGTCAGAACAAGAGGAATACGAGTCAGAAGGCATAGCG TGGGAACCAGTTCAGTATttcaataacaaaataatttgtgattTGGTGGAGGAAAAATTCAAAGGCATCATTTCTATTCTG GATGAAGAGTGTCTGAGACCGGGGGATGCCACAGATACAACATTCTTGGAGAAACTGGAGGAAACTGTGAAGAACCACCCTCATTTTCTCAC GCACAAGCTCGCTGACCAGAAGACTCGCAAGTCCCTGGGGCGGGAGGAGTTCCGGCTGTCACACTACGCTGGAGACGTCACCTACAGCGTCGCAG gtTTTCTAGATAAAAACAATGACCTTCTCTTTCGGAACCTGAAGGAG ACCATGTGCAACTCTGAGAATCCTATTATAAACCAGTGTTTTGACAGGACAGAGCTGACAGACAAAAAGAGACCTGAAACG gCAGCAACTCAGTTTAAAAACAGCCTCTCCAAGCTCATGGAAATTCTGATGTCCAAAGAACCCTCCTACATTCGTTGCATTAAACCTAACGATGCTAAACAGGCTG ATCGATTTGATGAAGTTCTAATCCGGCATCAAGTGAAATACCTCGGGTTGATGGAGAACCTCAGAGTGCGCAGAGCCGGGTTTGCATATCGCAGAAAATATGAAGTTTTCCTGCAGAG GTACAAATCCCTTTGTCCAGAAACGTGGCCCACGTGGGACGGACGGCCCCACGATGGGGTGGCTGTGCTGGTGAAACATCTTGGCTACAAACAGGAAGAATACAAAATGGGACG AACAAAGATTTTTATCCGCTTTCCCAAGACCTTGTTCTCTACAGAAGATGCTCTGGAAGTGAGGAAGCAGAGTCTGG CAACAAAAATGCAGGCCACATGGAGAGGTTTCTACCGTCGGAAGAAATTCCTGCACATGAAACACTCAG CCATAGCCATCCAGTCCTGGTGGCGGGGAACCTTGGGACGCCGAAAAGCTGCCAAGAAGAAGTGGGCAGTAGAGACTATCAGAAG GTTCATTAAAGGTTTTATTTACCGGAACCACCCTCGCTGCCCAGAGAATGAGTATTTCCTTGATTACATCCGCTTCTCCTTCCTCATGAACCTCAAACGTAATTTACCAAAAAGTGTTTTGGACAaatcctggccaactccccccccATCACTCTGTGAG GCATCCCAGCTCCTGCGACAGCTCTGTATGCAGAACATGGTCTGGACCTACTGCAAGAGAATCAGCCCAGAGTGGAAGCAGCAG TTGGAACAAAAAGTAATTGCCAGTGAAATTTTTAAGGGTAAAAAAGACAATTACCCTCAGAGTGTTCCTAGACTCTTCATCAACACGCGACTTG GTAATGAAGAGATAAATACTAAAGTCCTTCAGGCTTTAGAAAATGAGGCCATTAAG TATGCAGTTCCTGTGATCAAGTATGACCGGAAAGGATACAAAGCAAGAGCACGGCAGCTGCTTCTTACTCAAAATGCCGTTGTCATAGTTGAAGAATCCAAAATCAAACAACGGATCGACTATGCCAACCTGACAG
- the MYO1C gene encoding unconventional myosin-Ic isoform X1 has protein sequence MKFRGASLCSDHYYILRRSRKELPDNGAGANGIRLTMESALTARDRVGVQDFVLLENFTSEAAFIENLRKRFKENLIYTYIGSVLVSVNPYKELEIYSKQNMERYRGVSFYEVSPHLYAIADNSYRSLRTERKDQCILISGESGAGKTEATKKILQYYAVTCPASQQVETVKDRLLQSNPVLEAFGNAKTLRNDNSSRFGKYMDVQFDYRGAPVGGHILNYLLEKSRVVHQNHGERNFHIFYQLLEGGEEDLLRRLGLEKSPQQYHYLVKGHCARVSSINDKNDWKIVRRALSIISFNDNEVEDLLSIVASVLHLGNVQFAADEQGNAQVTTENQIKYLARLLAVEGSVLRDALIHKKIIAKGEELISPLNLEQAAYARDALAKAIYGRTFSWLVNKVNKSLAYKEGEFPGWRSTTVLGLLDIYGFEVFQHNSFEQFCINYCNEKLQQLFIELTLKSEQEEYESEGIAWEPVQYFNNKIICDLVEEKFKGIISILDEECLRPGDATDTTFLEKLEETVKNHPHFLTHKLADQKTRKSLGREEFRLSHYAGDVTYSVAGFLDKNNDLLFRNLKETMCNSENPIINQCFDRTELTDKKRPETAATQFKNSLSKLMEILMSKEPSYIRCIKPNDAKQADRFDEVLIRHQVKYLGLMENLRVRRAGFAYRRKYEVFLQRYKSLCPETWPTWDGRPHDGVAVLVKHLGYKQEEYKMGRTKIFIRFPKTLFSTEDALEVRKQSLATKMQATWRGFYRRKKFLHMKHSAIAIQSWWRGTLGRRKAAKKKWAVETIRRFIKGFIYRNHPRCPENEYFLDYIRFSFLMNLKRNLPKSVLDKSWPTPPPSLCEASQLLRQLCMQNMVWTYCKRISPEWKQQLEQKVIASEIFKGKKDNYPQSVPRLFINTRLGNEEINTKVLQALENEAIKYAVPVIKYDRKGYKARARQLLLTQNAVVIVEESKIKQRIDYANLTGISVSSLSDNLFVLHVHCEDNKQKGDVVLQSDHVIETLTKTAMQADKVNNVNINQGSIKFTVGQGKEGIIDFISGSELLIAKAKNGHLTVVAPRLNSR, from the exons TCCCTGTGCTCTGACCACTATTATATCTTGAGAAGGAGCAGAAAGGAACTACCTGACAAC GGAGCGGGAGCTAACGGTATTCGCCTGACCATGGAGAGTGCTCTGACAGCCCGCGACCGTGTCGGGGTGCAGGATTTTGTCCTGCTTGAGAACTTCACCAGCGAAGCAGCATTTATTGAAAATCTGCGCAAGCGCTTCAAGGAGAATCTGATCTAT ACGTACATTGGCTCGGTTCTGGTGTCTGTTAATCCGTACAAGGAGCTGGAAATCTACAGCAAACAGAACATGGAGCGATACCGTGGTGTCAGCTTCTATGAAGTTTCTCCTCACCT CTACGCTATCGCAGACAATTCCTACCGCTCCCTGCGCACGGAGAGGAAGGATCAGTGCATCCTCATCTCCGGGGAGAGCGGGGCTGGCAAGACAGAGGCCACCAAGAAGATCCTGCAGTACTACGCCGTGACCTGCCCAGCCAGTCAGCAGGTCGAGACCGTGAAGGACCGCCTGTTACAGTCCAATCCCGTCCTGGAG GCCTTTGGAAATGCGAAAACCCTTCGGAATGACAACTCCAGCCGATTTGGGAAATACATGGATGTGCAGTTTGATTACAGG GGGGCTCCTGTCGGGGGCCACATCTTGAACTACCTCCTGGAGAAGTCCCGAGTTGTGCACCAGAATCATGGAGAGAGGAACTTCCACATTTTCTACCAGCTGctagaaggaggggaggaggaccTACTGCGAAGGCTGGGCCTTGAGAAGAGCCCACAACAGTATCACTATTTAGTAAAG GGTCACTGTGCAAGAGTCAGTTCCATAAATGATAAAAATGATTGGAAGATTGTGCGAAGAGCCCTGTCCATTATAAGCTTCAATGACAACGAGGTGGAG GATTTACTGAGCATTGTGGCTAGTGTCCTGCATTTGGGGAACGTGCAGTTCGCTGCTGATGAGCAAGGAAATGCTCAAGTCACTACAGAGAATCAGATTAAATACCTGGCTAGG CTTCTGGCAGTTGAGGGCTCTGTTCTTCGAGATGCCTTGATCCACAAGAAGATCATAGCAAAAGGAGAAGAG CTCATCAGTCCCCTGAACCTGGAGCAGGCAGCCTACGCGAGGGATGCGCTTGCTAAGGCCATCTACGGACGCACTTTCTCCTGGCTGGTGAACAAGGTTAACAAGTCTCTTGCTTACAAG GAAGGAGAGTTTCCAGGCTGGAGAAGTACAACAGTCCTAGGATTGCTTGATATCTATGGATTTGAGGTTTTCCAGCACAACAG CTTTGAGCAATTTTGTATTAATTATTGTAATGAAAAATTGCAGCAGCTCTTCATAGAGCTCACGTTAAAGTCAGAACAAGAGGAATACGAGTCAGAAGGCATAGCG TGGGAACCAGTTCAGTATttcaataacaaaataatttgtgattTGGTGGAGGAAAAATTCAAAGGCATCATTTCTATTCTG GATGAAGAGTGTCTGAGACCGGGGGATGCCACAGATACAACATTCTTGGAGAAACTGGAGGAAACTGTGAAGAACCACCCTCATTTTCTCAC GCACAAGCTCGCTGACCAGAAGACTCGCAAGTCCCTGGGGCGGGAGGAGTTCCGGCTGTCACACTACGCTGGAGACGTCACCTACAGCGTCGCAG gtTTTCTAGATAAAAACAATGACCTTCTCTTTCGGAACCTGAAGGAG ACCATGTGCAACTCTGAGAATCCTATTATAAACCAGTGTTTTGACAGGACAGAGCTGACAGACAAAAAGAGACCTGAAACG gCAGCAACTCAGTTTAAAAACAGCCTCTCCAAGCTCATGGAAATTCTGATGTCCAAAGAACCCTCCTACATTCGTTGCATTAAACCTAACGATGCTAAACAGGCTG ATCGATTTGATGAAGTTCTAATCCGGCATCAAGTGAAATACCTCGGGTTGATGGAGAACCTCAGAGTGCGCAGAGCCGGGTTTGCATATCGCAGAAAATATGAAGTTTTCCTGCAGAG GTACAAATCCCTTTGTCCAGAAACGTGGCCCACGTGGGACGGACGGCCCCACGATGGGGTGGCTGTGCTGGTGAAACATCTTGGCTACAAACAGGAAGAATACAAAATGGGACG AACAAAGATTTTTATCCGCTTTCCCAAGACCTTGTTCTCTACAGAAGATGCTCTGGAAGTGAGGAAGCAGAGTCTGG CAACAAAAATGCAGGCCACATGGAGAGGTTTCTACCGTCGGAAGAAATTCCTGCACATGAAACACTCAG CCATAGCCATCCAGTCCTGGTGGCGGGGAACCTTGGGACGCCGAAAAGCTGCCAAGAAGAAGTGGGCAGTAGAGACTATCAGAAG GTTCATTAAAGGTTTTATTTACCGGAACCACCCTCGCTGCCCAGAGAATGAGTATTTCCTTGATTACATCCGCTTCTCCTTCCTCATGAACCTCAAACGTAATTTACCAAAAAGTGTTTTGGACAaatcctggccaactccccccccATCACTCTGTGAG GCATCCCAGCTCCTGCGACAGCTCTGTATGCAGAACATGGTCTGGACCTACTGCAAGAGAATCAGCCCAGAGTGGAAGCAGCAG TTGGAACAAAAAGTAATTGCCAGTGAAATTTTTAAGGGTAAAAAAGACAATTACCCTCAGAGTGTTCCTAGACTCTTCATCAACACGCGACTTG GTAATGAAGAGATAAATACTAAAGTCCTTCAGGCTTTAGAAAATGAGGCCATTAAG TATGCAGTTCCTGTGATCAAGTATGACCGGAAAGGATACAAAGCAAGAGCACGGCAGCTGCTTCTTACTCAAAATGCCGTTGTCATAGTTGAAGAATCCAAAATCAAACAACGGATCGACTATGCCAACCTGACAG
- the MYO1C gene encoding unconventional myosin-Ic isoform X3: protein MQWQKSASGANGIRLTMESALTARDRVGVQDFVLLENFTSEAAFIENLRKRFKENLIYTYIGSVLVSVNPYKELEIYSKQNMERYRGVSFYEVSPHLYAIADNSYRSLRTERKDQCILISGESGAGKTEATKKILQYYAVTCPASQQVETVKDRLLQSNPVLEAFGNAKTLRNDNSSRFGKYMDVQFDYRGAPVGGHILNYLLEKSRVVHQNHGERNFHIFYQLLEGGEEDLLRRLGLEKSPQQYHYLVKGHCARVSSINDKNDWKIVRRALSIISFNDNEVEDLLSIVASVLHLGNVQFAADEQGNAQVTTENQIKYLARLLAVEGSVLRDALIHKKIIAKGEELISPLNLEQAAYARDALAKAIYGRTFSWLVNKVNKSLAYKEGEFPGWRSTTVLGLLDIYGFEVFQHNSFEQFCINYCNEKLQQLFIELTLKSEQEEYESEGIAWEPVQYFNNKIICDLVEEKFKGIISILDEECLRPGDATDTTFLEKLEETVKNHPHFLTHKLADQKTRKSLGREEFRLSHYAGDVTYSVAGFLDKNNDLLFRNLKETMCNSENPIINQCFDRTELTDKKRPETAATQFKNSLSKLMEILMSKEPSYIRCIKPNDAKQADRFDEVLIRHQVKYLGLMENLRVRRAGFAYRRKYEVFLQRYKSLCPETWPTWDGRPHDGVAVLVKHLGYKQEEYKMGRTKIFIRFPKTLFSTEDALEVRKQSLATKMQATWRGFYRRKKFLHMKHSAIAIQSWWRGTLGRRKAAKKKWAVETIRRFIKGFIYRNHPRCPENEYFLDYIRFSFLMNLKRNLPKSVLDKSWPTPPPSLCEASQLLRQLCMQNMVWTYCKRISPEWKQQLEQKVIASEIFKGKKDNYPQSVPRLFINTRLGNEEINTKVLQALENEAIKYAVPVIKYDRKGYKARARQLLLTQNAVVIVEESKIKQRIDYANLTGISVSSLSDNLFVLHVHCEDNKQKGDVVLQSDHVIETLTKTAMQADKVNNVNINQGSIKFTVGQGKEGIIDFISGSELLIAKAKNGHLTVVAPRLNSR from the exons ATGCAGTGGCAAAAGTCAGCTT CGGGAGCTAACGGTATTCGCCTGACCATGGAGAGTGCTCTGACAGCCCGCGACCGTGTCGGGGTGCAGGATTTTGTCCTGCTTGAGAACTTCACCAGCGAAGCAGCATTTATTGAAAATCTGCGCAAGCGCTTCAAGGAGAATCTGATCTAT ACGTACATTGGCTCGGTTCTGGTGTCTGTTAATCCGTACAAGGAGCTGGAAATCTACAGCAAACAGAACATGGAGCGATACCGTGGTGTCAGCTTCTATGAAGTTTCTCCTCACCT CTACGCTATCGCAGACAATTCCTACCGCTCCCTGCGCACGGAGAGGAAGGATCAGTGCATCCTCATCTCCGGGGAGAGCGGGGCTGGCAAGACAGAGGCCACCAAGAAGATCCTGCAGTACTACGCCGTGACCTGCCCAGCCAGTCAGCAGGTCGAGACCGTGAAGGACCGCCTGTTACAGTCCAATCCCGTCCTGGAG GCCTTTGGAAATGCGAAAACCCTTCGGAATGACAACTCCAGCCGATTTGGGAAATACATGGATGTGCAGTTTGATTACAGG GGGGCTCCTGTCGGGGGCCACATCTTGAACTACCTCCTGGAGAAGTCCCGAGTTGTGCACCAGAATCATGGAGAGAGGAACTTCCACATTTTCTACCAGCTGctagaaggaggggaggaggaccTACTGCGAAGGCTGGGCCTTGAGAAGAGCCCACAACAGTATCACTATTTAGTAAAG GGTCACTGTGCAAGAGTCAGTTCCATAAATGATAAAAATGATTGGAAGATTGTGCGAAGAGCCCTGTCCATTATAAGCTTCAATGACAACGAGGTGGAG GATTTACTGAGCATTGTGGCTAGTGTCCTGCATTTGGGGAACGTGCAGTTCGCTGCTGATGAGCAAGGAAATGCTCAAGTCACTACAGAGAATCAGATTAAATACCTGGCTAGG CTTCTGGCAGTTGAGGGCTCTGTTCTTCGAGATGCCTTGATCCACAAGAAGATCATAGCAAAAGGAGAAGAG CTCATCAGTCCCCTGAACCTGGAGCAGGCAGCCTACGCGAGGGATGCGCTTGCTAAGGCCATCTACGGACGCACTTTCTCCTGGCTGGTGAACAAGGTTAACAAGTCTCTTGCTTACAAG GAAGGAGAGTTTCCAGGCTGGAGAAGTACAACAGTCCTAGGATTGCTTGATATCTATGGATTTGAGGTTTTCCAGCACAACAG CTTTGAGCAATTTTGTATTAATTATTGTAATGAAAAATTGCAGCAGCTCTTCATAGAGCTCACGTTAAAGTCAGAACAAGAGGAATACGAGTCAGAAGGCATAGCG TGGGAACCAGTTCAGTATttcaataacaaaataatttgtgattTGGTGGAGGAAAAATTCAAAGGCATCATTTCTATTCTG GATGAAGAGTGTCTGAGACCGGGGGATGCCACAGATACAACATTCTTGGAGAAACTGGAGGAAACTGTGAAGAACCACCCTCATTTTCTCAC GCACAAGCTCGCTGACCAGAAGACTCGCAAGTCCCTGGGGCGGGAGGAGTTCCGGCTGTCACACTACGCTGGAGACGTCACCTACAGCGTCGCAG gtTTTCTAGATAAAAACAATGACCTTCTCTTTCGGAACCTGAAGGAG ACCATGTGCAACTCTGAGAATCCTATTATAAACCAGTGTTTTGACAGGACAGAGCTGACAGACAAAAAGAGACCTGAAACG gCAGCAACTCAGTTTAAAAACAGCCTCTCCAAGCTCATGGAAATTCTGATGTCCAAAGAACCCTCCTACATTCGTTGCATTAAACCTAACGATGCTAAACAGGCTG ATCGATTTGATGAAGTTCTAATCCGGCATCAAGTGAAATACCTCGGGTTGATGGAGAACCTCAGAGTGCGCAGAGCCGGGTTTGCATATCGCAGAAAATATGAAGTTTTCCTGCAGAG GTACAAATCCCTTTGTCCAGAAACGTGGCCCACGTGGGACGGACGGCCCCACGATGGGGTGGCTGTGCTGGTGAAACATCTTGGCTACAAACAGGAAGAATACAAAATGGGACG AACAAAGATTTTTATCCGCTTTCCCAAGACCTTGTTCTCTACAGAAGATGCTCTGGAAGTGAGGAAGCAGAGTCTGG CAACAAAAATGCAGGCCACATGGAGAGGTTTCTACCGTCGGAAGAAATTCCTGCACATGAAACACTCAG CCATAGCCATCCAGTCCTGGTGGCGGGGAACCTTGGGACGCCGAAAAGCTGCCAAGAAGAAGTGGGCAGTAGAGACTATCAGAAG GTTCATTAAAGGTTTTATTTACCGGAACCACCCTCGCTGCCCAGAGAATGAGTATTTCCTTGATTACATCCGCTTCTCCTTCCTCATGAACCTCAAACGTAATTTACCAAAAAGTGTTTTGGACAaatcctggccaactccccccccATCACTCTGTGAG GCATCCCAGCTCCTGCGACAGCTCTGTATGCAGAACATGGTCTGGACCTACTGCAAGAGAATCAGCCCAGAGTGGAAGCAGCAG TTGGAACAAAAAGTAATTGCCAGTGAAATTTTTAAGGGTAAAAAAGACAATTACCCTCAGAGTGTTCCTAGACTCTTCATCAACACGCGACTTG GTAATGAAGAGATAAATACTAAAGTCCTTCAGGCTTTAGAAAATGAGGCCATTAAG TATGCAGTTCCTGTGATCAAGTATGACCGGAAAGGATACAAAGCAAGAGCACGGCAGCTGCTTCTTACTCAAAATGCCGTTGTCATAGTTGAAGAATCCAAAATCAAACAACGGATCGACTATGCCAACCTGACAG